In Lutra lutra chromosome 5, mLutLut1.2, whole genome shotgun sequence, a single genomic region encodes these proteins:
- the LOC125100241 gene encoding 26S proteasome complex subunit SEM1-like codes for MSKKKQPVDLGLLEEDDEFEEFPAEDWAGLDEDEDAHVWEDNWDDDNVEDDFSNQLRAELEKHGYKMETS; via the exons ATGTC aaaaaaaaagcagccggTGGATTTGGGTCTCTTAGAGGAGGACGACGAGTTCGAGGAGTTCCCTGCCGAAGATTGGGCTGGTTTAGATGAAGATGAAGACGCACATGTCTGGGAGGATAATTGGGATGATGACAATGTAGAGGATGACTTCTCCAATCAGTTACGAGCTGAACTAGAGAAACATGGTTATAAGATGGAGACCTCTTAG